One window from the genome of Fulvivirga lutea encodes:
- a CDS encoding RidA family protein — MKRIKASWNTLVIAFGTILVVCIIAFDKPKTKEIVENKWRDKLVEMNLVLPEVSVPGGSYSSVNIRGKIAYIAIQFPILNGDFKFQGKLGKDLTTKQGYEAMKLCALNVLSQIEDKIGIDNINGLNHIEAYYVATDDWDDAPIVVNGASDLFSTVLGEKGKHSRTILGVHNLPRNFSVGLTTSFTLD; from the coding sequence ATGAAAAGGATAAAAGCTTCATGGAATACGCTTGTTATTGCATTTGGAACAATACTAGTTGTATGCATCATTGCTTTCGATAAACCAAAAACAAAAGAAATAGTGGAAAACAAGTGGAGAGACAAGTTAGTGGAAATGAATTTAGTACTACCCGAAGTATCTGTACCGGGAGGCAGCTATTCATCCGTCAATATTAGAGGTAAAATAGCCTATATAGCTATTCAGTTTCCGATACTCAATGGTGATTTTAAATTTCAAGGAAAGCTAGGTAAAGATTTAACTACTAAGCAAGGTTACGAGGCTATGAAATTATGTGCCCTCAATGTCCTTTCTCAAATTGAGGATAAAATTGGAATCGATAACATTAATGGATTAAATCATATAGAAGCCTATTATGTTGCCACAGATGATTGGGATGATGCACCAATCGTAGTTAATGGAGCTTCCGACCTGTTTAGTACTGTGCTGGGAGAGAAAGGTAAACATTCCCGAACAATATTGGGTGTACATAACTTACCAAGAAACTTTTCAGTTGGGTTGACTACATCTTTTACACTTGATTAA
- the nudC gene encoding NAD(+) diphosphatase: protein MIVYSNNKINRAAHLRNKSDKFLKAEVIPIWKENVFLSKDDPSAPAIRLNRNISDDFPMYFLGVEGNVEIWCQDLSFLSIYHACEYVKASTTLPLLDSEPVWIRKAYKVLGNYDSGLVALGIGVSNWNRNNRNCGTCGGLTKMADKGYLRICKNCEKKIYPQFESIVVFLLEHIDKNGIKSCLLQQTPVKNGLLVSCLSGFVEIGETLEDAVKREAREETGLEIKDVRYIESQPWPFPSGLMTGFSALATDKNFTLDRSEVPDAAWYTQSELTQGISNGRIKVSRGDSIARRMIYKWLEK from the coding sequence ATGATAGTTTATTCAAATAACAAAATAAATAGGGCTGCACATTTACGCAATAAGTCCGACAAGTTTCTTAAAGCAGAAGTAATACCCATCTGGAAAGAAAATGTTTTTCTTTCAAAAGATGATCCATCTGCGCCAGCAATAAGGCTAAATCGAAACATTAGTGATGACTTTCCAATGTATTTTCTTGGTGTAGAAGGTAATGTTGAAATATGGTGTCAGGATTTATCATTTCTTTCGATTTATCACGCATGTGAATATGTGAAGGCATCAACAACTTTACCATTATTAGATAGTGAGCCAGTTTGGATAAGGAAGGCCTACAAAGTACTTGGTAATTATGATTCGGGACTAGTTGCATTAGGTATTGGTGTGAGTAATTGGAACCGTAATAATAGAAATTGTGGCACTTGTGGTGGGCTAACAAAAATGGCAGATAAAGGATATTTACGGATTTGTAAAAATTGTGAAAAGAAAATTTATCCGCAGTTTGAGTCAATAGTTGTTTTTCTTCTGGAGCATATAGATAAAAATGGCATAAAGTCATGCCTGCTTCAACAAACTCCAGTAAAGAATGGACTATTGGTATCATGCCTATCTGGATTTGTTGAAATTGGTGAAACTCTCGAGGATGCTGTGAAAAGAGAAGCCAGGGAGGAAACGGGATTAGAAATTAAGGATGTTCGCTATATTGAATCGCAACCATGGCCTTTTCCATCTGGTTTGATGACTGGATTTTCGGCATTGGCGACAGATAAAAATTTTACACTTGACAGAAGCGAGGTGCCAGATGCCGCTTGGTATACTCAAAGTGAATTAACCCAAGGTATTAGCAACGGCCGAATAAAAGTATCGCGGGGGGATAGTATTGCCAGAAGAATGATATATAAGTGGCTCGAAAAATAA
- a CDS encoding Crp/Fnr family transcriptional regulator — MSQENHKTFRALYKSVLGKEHMLDEELPFKVTKRIFKRKDIVTAYGDVENEVYFMNSGIVEMTIKAYTSEKIIDFFFTGEMFCALTSFLNQIPSDVQITALEECLVESINRDELMKAYENSIDVNKFGRIITEQAYLRKSNREKDFLSKTVEERYSTMYESHSKYLANIPVNKVAKYLGIHPESLSRIRKKLIS, encoded by the coding sequence ATGAGCCAGGAAAATCACAAAACCTTTAGAGCATTATACAAATCTGTTTTAGGAAAAGAACATATGCTAGATGAAGAACTTCCATTTAAGGTTACAAAAAGAATTTTCAAAAGGAAGGATATTGTTACTGCTTATGGTGATGTGGAAAACGAGGTTTATTTTATGAATAGCGGAATAGTTGAGATGACTATAAAAGCCTACACGTCAGAAAAGATAATAGACTTTTTTTTTACGGGAGAAATGTTTTGTGCTCTGACATCTTTTCTAAATCAAATACCATCAGATGTACAAATAACCGCTCTAGAGGAATGCCTGGTGGAAAGTATTAATAGGGATGAATTAATGAAAGCTTATGAAAACTCTATAGATGTCAACAAATTCGGAAGAATAATCACAGAACAGGCTTATCTGAGAAAGTCAAATAGAGAAAAAGACTTTTTATCTAAAACTGTAGAAGAAAGATATTCAACCATGTATGAGAGTCATTCGAAATACCTGGCAAATATACCTGTTAATAAAGTTGCAAAATACTTGGGAATACATCCAGAGAGCTTAAGCCGCATACGGAAAAAGCTAATTTCCTAA
- a CDS encoding YihY/virulence factor BrkB family protein, with the protein MKERIKNYIIHSSTYEQFISLLKKIKFKRYENLTLYEVIRVFIDKITKDEIIERANAVAFNFTLSVFPAIIFLFTLTPYIHEIIPEVSKESILVFLGEVLPASMYDTIYTTVEDIVGRTRGGLLTFGAIFSLYLATNGMMSLMKAFNSVYKTTEKRSFLKTRLVGTALTIMLAVSLILASILLVIGNIMVNFVNEIQWLDIQSYQVVIFFIIRFFVLFIVFFLSISFIYYFGPAVHYNWRFFSIGSLVATGLCMLVTYGFSFYVSNFATYNKLYGSLGILIALMIWQEILSIVLLVGYEINASIHQAYRLTGVKEAAILGED; encoded by the coding sequence ATGAAAGAGCGGATTAAAAATTATATTATTCACTCATCTACATATGAGCAATTCATATCACTTCTTAAAAAAATTAAATTTAAGCGATATGAAAACCTTACATTATATGAAGTAATAAGGGTTTTCATAGATAAAATTACCAAAGATGAGATCATTGAAAGAGCGAATGCGGTTGCTTTCAACTTCACTCTTTCAGTATTCCCTGCAATAATCTTCTTGTTTACACTTACGCCTTACATTCATGAAATTATACCTGAGGTAAGTAAAGAATCAATACTCGTTTTTTTAGGGGAAGTGTTGCCTGCGAGTATGTATGATACTATTTATACTACGGTGGAAGACATTGTAGGTAGAACGCGGGGCGGGTTACTAACATTCGGAGCGATATTCTCACTCTATCTTGCCACTAATGGTATGATGTCTCTGATGAAAGCATTCAACTCCGTATATAAGACCACTGAAAAAAGAAGTTTTTTAAAAACACGATTGGTAGGTACCGCCTTAACGATCATGCTTGCTGTGTCATTGATTTTAGCATCTATTTTATTAGTCATAGGTAATATCATGGTAAACTTTGTAAATGAAATTCAGTGGTTGGATATCCAAAGTTATCAGGTGGTGATATTTTTCATCATTCGCTTTTTCGTATTATTTATCGTTTTCTTTTTGTCTATTTCATTCATTTACTATTTCGGCCCTGCTGTACATTATAATTGGCGCTTTTTCAGCATTGGTTCATTAGTGGCCACCGGCTTATGTATGCTTGTAACTTATGGGTTCTCATTTTATGTTTCCAATTTTGCTACATACAATAAATTATATGGCTCATTAGGTATTCTTATTGCATTAATGATCTGGCAGGAAATATTGAGTATAGTGCTGTTAGTGGGGTATGAGATTAATGCAAGCATACATCAGGCCTACAGATTAACAGGAGTTAAGGAAGCTGCCATTTTGGGTGAGGATTAA
- a CDS encoding acyl-CoA thioesterase: MFQHETKIRVTYADTDQMGYVYYGNYARFYEIARAESIRSLGLTYRELEKSGVMMPVLENHSKYIAPARYDELLTVRTIIAQKPAVKIKFNYEIENEEQKIIHTGETLLAFIDIETGRPKRMPENLEAVLGQFYS; the protein is encoded by the coding sequence ATGTTTCAGCACGAAACCAAAATAAGAGTTACTTATGCCGATACCGACCAAATGGGGTATGTGTATTATGGTAATTACGCACGATTTTACGAAATAGCCCGAGCGGAAAGTATCCGCAGCCTTGGCCTTACTTACAGAGAATTAGAAAAGTCTGGTGTGATGATGCCCGTGTTGGAAAATCATTCTAAATACATTGCTCCAGCCCGATATGACGAGTTATTGACAGTACGAACGATTATAGCTCAAAAACCTGCCGTTAAAATTAAATTCAATTATGAAATTGAAAATGAGGAACAAAAAATAATCCATACGGGCGAAACTTTGTTAGCATTTATAGATATTGAGACCGGTAGGCCTAAAAGAATGCCGGAGAATTTAGAAGCTGTTTTAGGACAATTCTATTCATAA
- the mltG gene encoding endolytic transglycosylase MltG has protein sequence MNNKKFVVVFMLVGTILLSSFSFYAYQMVFSPNFLVEGEKKILFIEKNETFKSLQNKLYDQNYVNDLVSFSFLAKIMDYDTSIKPGRYAIQPNMSNIDVIRLLRTGTQTPVRITFNNIRLKEGLAPKLTENLLMNEKEFNEAMDRFVKSNDEFNEHTIISMFIPNTYEVYYNISGDDLMKRMHKEFKNFWNDTRLAKAKELGMSPTEIMTLASIVHAESVKKSEGKTIAGLYINRLQKRIPLQADPTLVFAAKDFTIKRVLNVHKEIDSPFNTYKNAGLPPGPINMPPIHAIDAVLNYEKHNYIYMCAKEDFSGYHYFAETLREHINNANKYQRQLSIEQRKARMNNN, from the coding sequence ATGAACAACAAGAAGTTTGTAGTAGTATTTATGCTGGTGGGCACCATTTTGCTTTCATCTTTTTCATTCTATGCCTATCAAATGGTATTCTCGCCAAATTTTTTGGTAGAAGGTGAGAAGAAGATTCTATTTATCGAAAAGAATGAAACCTTTAAATCACTTCAGAACAAATTATATGATCAAAACTATGTGAATGATCTTGTAAGCTTTAGTTTCCTTGCTAAAATTATGGATTATGATACTTCTATAAAGCCCGGTAGATACGCCATTCAGCCGAATATGAGCAATATAGATGTAATTAGGTTGTTAAGAACTGGCACACAAACACCAGTTAGAATTACTTTTAATAACATCAGATTAAAAGAAGGCCTGGCTCCTAAGCTTACAGAAAATCTTTTGATGAATGAAAAGGAGTTTAATGAAGCAATGGATAGGTTCGTTAAATCAAATGATGAGTTTAATGAGCATACGATCATCAGTATGTTTATCCCCAATACCTACGAAGTGTATTACAATATTTCTGGTGATGACCTGATGAAGCGGATGCACAAAGAATTTAAGAATTTCTGGAATGACACCCGATTGGCCAAAGCAAAAGAATTGGGCATGTCTCCCACCGAGATAATGACATTAGCTTCAATAGTGCATGCAGAAAGTGTGAAAAAAAGTGAGGGAAAAACTATTGCTGGTTTGTATATCAATCGGCTACAAAAAAGAATACCACTTCAGGCTGACCCTACTTTGGTATTTGCGGCTAAAGATTTCACTATTAAAAGGGTGTTGAATGTGCATAAGGAAATTGATTCTCCATTCAATACCTATAAAAATGCAGGGCTACCTCCGGGACCTATCAATATGCCACCTATTCATGCCATAGATGCTGTTCTCAACTATGAAAAACACAATTATATCTATATGTGTGCAAAAGAGGATTTTTCAGGCTATCATTACTTTGCAGAAACGTTGCGAGAGCACATTAATAATGCTAACAAATATCAAAGGCAGCTTTCTATAGAACAAAGAAAGGCCAGAATGAATAACAATTAA
- a CDS encoding L-threonylcarbamoyladenylate synthase, producing MAAEFLQIHPENPEKRKVEQVVNMLRDGAVIIYPTDTIYGLGCDLFNKNAVDKVCKIKGLKPKSFNLSFICNDISQVSEYTKQINTPTFKLLKKALPGPFTFILESNRNVPKILGTNKKTVGIRIPDNNITHMIVDLLGNPIVTTSIKDDDEILEYTTDPEIIYEEYKHLVDVVIDGGMGNNVPSTIVDCSGSQIEIIRQGLGDIEAYA from the coding sequence ATGGCAGCAGAATTTTTACAGATACATCCGGAAAATCCCGAAAAACGGAAGGTTGAACAGGTTGTAAATATGCTTCGAGATGGAGCTGTTATTATATATCCTACAGATACCATATACGGGTTAGGCTGTGATTTATTCAACAAAAATGCCGTTGACAAAGTGTGTAAGATTAAAGGGCTTAAACCTAAGAGCTTCAATCTTTCTTTTATTTGTAATGATATAAGCCAGGTTTCTGAATATACCAAGCAGATTAATACTCCAACTTTTAAATTATTGAAAAAGGCCTTACCTGGTCCTTTCACCTTTATATTGGAGTCAAACCGAAATGTGCCTAAAATTTTAGGTACCAATAAAAAAACAGTAGGTATTAGAATTCCTGACAATAACATCACCCATATGATTGTTGACCTTCTGGGTAATCCCATAGTTACAACATCAATTAAAGATGATGATGAAATTTTGGAGTACACTACTGACCCAGAAATAATCTATGAAGAGTATAAACATTTGGTAGATGTGGTTATTGATGGTGGTATGGGTAATAATGTTCCGTCAACAATAGTAGATTGCTCCGGTTCTCAAATTGAGATTATTAGACAGGGATTGGGAGATATTGAAGCCTATGCATGA
- a CDS encoding WbqC family protein, whose translation MRLLDRDWEILKPMHDSVLIESQYLPPIEFFCLIKQYESLHLEVHENFQKQTYRNRCYILGANNVQCLTIPVVKANSKQSIGDLKIDYSRPWHKEHWRSIKSAYGKSPFFEFFEPHFENPYLNPPEKLLDFNGQLLTICLKLLGLKSRIIPTSEYLKSPKKGILDARSLINPKVDFKKRSIYMPEKYLQVFGKDFVPNLSVIDLLMNEGPNSLNLVTKSIRTE comes from the coding sequence TTGAGATTATTAGACAGGGATTGGGAGATATTGAAGCCTATGCATGACAGTGTCTTAATTGAATCTCAGTACCTCCCCCCCATCGAGTTTTTCTGCCTTATCAAGCAATATGAGTCTCTACATCTGGAGGTGCATGAAAACTTTCAAAAACAAACCTATCGAAATCGTTGCTATATACTCGGAGCAAATAATGTGCAATGCCTAACGATACCAGTTGTAAAGGCCAATAGCAAACAGTCTATTGGTGATCTTAAAATTGATTACAGTAGGCCCTGGCATAAAGAGCATTGGCGTTCGATAAAATCTGCCTATGGAAAGTCACCTTTTTTTGAGTTTTTTGAACCCCATTTTGAGAACCCTTACCTAAATCCACCCGAAAAACTTTTGGATTTTAACGGTCAGTTACTGACAATATGTCTCAAATTACTTGGATTAAAAAGTAGAATTATACCAACATCAGAATACCTCAAATCTCCCAAAAAGGGAATTTTAGATGCGAGATCTCTCATTAATCCTAAAGTTGATTTCAAAAAAAGGTCGATTTATATGCCAGAAAAGTACTTACAAGTTTTTGGCAAAGACTTTGTTCCTAATTTAAGCGTTATAGATTTATTAATGAACGAAGGACCCAACTCCCTCAACCTTGTTACCAAATCTATTCGTACGGAATGA
- a CDS encoding ATP-dependent Clp protease ATP-binding subunit: protein MEAKFSNRVKEVISLSREEALRLGHDYIGTEHLLLGMIREGEGVAVGLLKKLGISLDELRNSVEKVSKGTASPDVKNLANIPLTRQSEKVLKITYLEAKIFKSQLIGTEHLLLSILRDEDNIATQILEKFDVSYDVVKELLEYQTDNPIASSDTDDPEDDSSKIFGSSSGSGGKEKKGNEKSRTPVLDNFGRDLTKLAEEDRLDPIVGREKEIERVAQILSRRKKNNPILIGEPGVGKTAIAEGLALRIVQKKVSRVLFGKRVVTLDLASLVAGTKYRGQFEERMKAVMNELEKSPEVILFIDELHTIVGAGGASGSLDASNMFKPALARGEIQCIGATTLDEYRQYIEKDGALARRFQMVMVDATTPEETIEILNNIKEKYEEHHHVNYSDEAVEACVKLSDRYISDRYLPDKAIDVLDEAGARVHISNIHVPDEIIKLEADIEDIKHEKNRVVKSQKYEEAAQLRDKEKKLLEQLEQAKVRWEDETKSKRYDVDEDNVADVIAMMTGIPTKRIAQKESNKLLGMNDQLNGSVIGQDEAIKKLTRAIQRTRVGLKDPKKPIGSFIFLGPTGVGKTELAKVLSTYLFDKEDALVRIDMSEYMEKFSVSRLVGAPPGYVGYEEGGQLTEKVRRKPYSVVLLDEIEKAHPDVFNILLQVLDDGILTDGLGRRVDFRNTIIIMTSNIGVRDLKDFGSGIGFAAGPKKNDDDAMKSTIQSALKKAFSPEFLNRLDDVIVFNSLQREHIHKIIDLSLAKLFERILSLGYHVELTDKAKDFLSEKGYDPQYGARPLNRAIQKYLEDPVAEEILKGEMEEGATIVADHDGKTEELKIKVKKPGKSTKKEEKE from the coding sequence ATGGAAGCAAAATTTTCAAATAGGGTAAAAGAAGTAATATCGCTGAGTCGTGAAGAAGCCCTGAGACTCGGCCATGACTATATTGGCACTGAACATTTACTTTTAGGAATGATCCGTGAAGGTGAAGGTGTGGCAGTTGGTCTGTTAAAAAAATTAGGAATCTCACTTGACGAACTGCGCAATTCAGTAGAAAAAGTTTCTAAGGGAACCGCATCACCAGATGTAAAGAACTTGGCAAACATTCCATTGACTCGCCAGTCTGAAAAAGTGTTAAAAATCACTTATCTGGAGGCTAAGATATTCAAGAGCCAGCTTATAGGAACTGAGCATCTTTTACTTTCTATCTTAAGAGATGAAGACAACATTGCTACTCAAATTCTAGAAAAATTTGATGTGAGTTACGATGTTGTAAAAGAGTTATTAGAATACCAAACAGACAATCCTATTGCTTCGTCTGATACAGATGATCCTGAAGACGATTCTTCAAAAATATTTGGATCAAGTTCTGGCTCAGGTGGCAAAGAGAAAAAAGGAAATGAAAAATCCAGAACTCCTGTACTTGATAATTTCGGAAGAGACTTAACTAAACTTGCTGAAGAAGATCGATTAGATCCTATTGTTGGTAGAGAAAAAGAAATAGAGCGTGTTGCTCAAATATTGAGCAGAAGAAAGAAGAACAACCCAATTTTAATTGGTGAACCTGGCGTGGGTAAAACTGCAATTGCCGAAGGTCTTGCTCTTAGGATAGTTCAGAAGAAAGTATCCAGAGTGTTATTTGGCAAAAGAGTAGTTACACTTGATTTAGCTTCTTTAGTGGCTGGCACTAAATACCGTGGCCAGTTCGAGGAGCGAATGAAAGCCGTAATGAATGAACTGGAGAAATCACCAGAAGTAATTCTGTTCATTGATGAGCTACATACTATTGTTGGTGCCGGTGGCGCTTCAGGCTCGCTTGATGCATCGAACATGTTCAAGCCAGCTCTTGCAAGAGGAGAAATCCAATGCATTGGTGCCACTACGCTTGACGAGTACAGACAGTATATAGAAAAAGATGGTGCATTAGCCAGACGTTTCCAGATGGTTATGGTAGATGCAACCACTCCGGAAGAGACTATTGAAATACTGAACAACATCAAAGAGAAGTACGAGGAGCATCATCATGTAAATTATTCTGATGAGGCCGTGGAAGCTTGCGTTAAGCTTTCAGATAGATACATTTCTGACAGATATCTTCCAGACAAAGCCATTGATGTGCTTGATGAAGCTGGAGCACGCGTACACATCAGCAACATTCATGTACCTGATGAAATAATCAAGTTAGAGGCTGATATCGAGGATATCAAACACGAAAAAAATAGAGTTGTAAAAAGCCAGAAATACGAAGAGGCTGCACAACTAAGAGACAAAGAGAAAAAGCTTTTAGAGCAATTGGAACAGGCTAAAGTTAGATGGGAAGATGAGACTAAAAGCAAAAGATATGATGTAGATGAGGATAATGTAGCAGATGTAATTGCTATGATGACGGGCATCCCAACGAAGCGTATCGCTCAAAAAGAAAGTAATAAGCTTCTTGGCATGAATGATCAGTTGAACGGAAGTGTCATTGGTCAGGATGAAGCCATAAAGAAGTTAACCAGAGCTATTCAGAGAACCAGGGTTGGACTAAAAGATCCTAAAAAACCGATTGGTTCATTTATATTCCTGGGCCCTACTGGTGTAGGTAAAACTGAATTAGCAAAAGTATTATCAACCTACCTTTTCGATAAGGAAGACGCACTTGTGAGAATTGACATGAGTGAGTATATGGAGAAATTCTCTGTATCGAGATTGGTTGGAGCGCCTCCTGGATATGTTGGCTATGAAGAAGGTGGCCAGCTGACTGAGAAAGTGAGAAGAAAGCCTTACAGTGTTGTGTTGCTTGATGAAATTGAAAAAGCACACCCAGATGTATTCAATATTCTTTTACAGGTACTCGATGATGGAATATTAACTGATGGATTAGGTAGAAGGGTTGATTTTAGAAATACCATCATCATCATGACTTCGAACATTGGAGTGAGAGATTTAAAAGATTTCGGATCTGGTATTGGTTTCGCTGCGGGGCCTAAGAAGAATGACGATGACGCAATGAAATCGACCATTCAGAGTGCTTTGAAGAAAGCCTTTAGCCCTGAATTTTTAAACCGATTAGATGACGTGATTGTATTCAACTCTTTACAAAGAGAGCATATTCACAAAATCATTGATCTTTCATTGGCTAAGTTATTTGAACGAATTTTATCACTTGGCTACCATGTAGAGTTAACCGATAAAGCAAAAGATTTCTTGTCTGAAAAAGGTTACGATCCACAATATGGAGCAAGGCCATTGAACAGAGCTATACAGAAATACCTGGAAGATCCTGTGGCAGAAGAAATTTTGAAAGGCGAAATGGAAGAAGGCGCAACAATTGTTGCTGACCATGACGGTAAGACCGAAGAGCTTAAAATCAAGGTGAAGAAGCCGGGTAAATCAACAAAAAAAGAAGAGAAAGAATAA
- a CDS encoding DUF6252 family protein, with translation MPRFQCVKKLVVLTLLCTALVTSFTSCDLFSSEDDEPKSPIDQLPPLTTTGENTFGYLLNGETIVIASSLNASAIYQGGGVQISSFFENEQVDHNIVMILLDPIKINQSYDLTNLPEHKVQFIDSRSDKKCLYDYSDTFMGSIKLSNIDRTNFIISGQFEFSTVTQGCETVEVTDGRFDLQYIP, from the coding sequence ATGCCTCGTTTTCAATGCGTTAAAAAATTAGTAGTTCTGACTTTGCTCTGCACCGCACTCGTAACATCATTTACTTCCTGTGATCTGTTTTCCTCAGAAGATGACGAACCTAAATCACCGATTGACCAACTGCCACCATTGACAACAACCGGAGAGAACACTTTTGGCTATCTATTAAATGGTGAGACTATTGTTATTGCTAGTAGCTTAAATGCATCAGCTATATATCAAGGGGGAGGAGTTCAAATAAGCAGTTTTTTTGAAAATGAACAAGTTGATCATAATATAGTAATGATACTATTAGATCCAATTAAAATAAATCAAAGCTATGATTTAACTAACCTACCAGAACATAAGGTACAATTTATAGACTCAAGGTCTGACAAAAAGTGTCTTTATGATTATTCAGACACTTTTATGGGTAGTATTAAATTGTCAAATATCGATAGAACCAATTTTATCATTTCAGGTCAGTTTGAATTTTCCACAGTAACACAAGGCTGCGAAACTGTCGAAGTTACTGATGGCCGCTTTGACCTTCAATACATTCCATAA